A part of Ziziphus jujuba cultivar Dongzao chromosome 8, ASM3175591v1 genomic DNA contains:
- the LOC107414887 gene encoding uncharacterized protein LOC107414887 isoform X1 — protein MWLEILCGLFIYKLFRRFFSEDDLLDLDDYHFNALFSVADRLEKVYGGKAYVGLRIPDADAGTRQNIDMVLVTKGEAVVISVKNLSGFLSITANGTWVWEGTHKTERHPDPVAEAKKQASILESYLEQRGVALPEGFLSCKVVLPNPKCCSIHTSNVPPEVITYDQWSQLKPEPKSMFSGWFKGAFRGGKKETEESIQQKLNFILSTAPMWDRLEVKGNKYILGEFLEFKGKQEDIQALRNVKRSKVSRLVIQKTSMFGLAPSRLQVFYTPRDYRSEVASASDWREVNVRSSTEVLFQPENSTKVRKFKLSSILTLSLSA, from the exons ATGTGGTTGGAAATCCTCTGCGGTCTCTTCATTTACAAATTGTTCAGGCGCTTCTTCTCCGAAGATGACCTTTTGGACCTCGACGACTACCATTTCAATGCCCTCTTCTCTGTCGCCGATAG acTTGAAAAGGTCTATGGTGGAAAGGCGTATGTGGGGCTTCGGATTCCGGATGCTGACGCTGGTACGCGACAGAATATCGATATGGTTCTGGTCACCAAAGG GGAGGCAGTGGTGATATCAGTCAAGAACCTCTCTGGATTTTTATCAATCACTGCAAATGGAACCTGGGTTTGGGAGGGCACTCATAAAACAGAACGTCATCCTGATCCA GTGGCAGAAGCCAAAAAACAAGCTTCCATTCTTGAATCATATCTCGAACAAAGGGGGGTTGCTTTGCCTGAAGGATTTTTGTCCTGCAAAGTTGTACTTCCCAATCCAAAATGTTG TTCCATTCATACAAGCAATGTTCCACCAGAAGTCATTACCTATGACCAGTGGTCACAACTGAAACCAGAACCAAAAAGTATGTTTTCTGGTTGGTTTAAGGGTGCCTTCCGTGGTGGAAAGAAAGAGACAGAAGAATCTATACAGCAGAAACTCAATTTCATTCTTAGCACGGCACCAATGTGGGATAG GTTGGAGGTTAaaggtaataaatatattcttgGGGAATTTCTGGAATTCAAAGGAAAGCAGGAAGATATTCAGGCTTTGAGAAATGTCAAAAGATCGAAAGTTAGTCGTTTAGTGATCCAAAAGACAAGTATGTTCGGGTTAG CCCCTTCAAGACTACAAGTTTTCTACACTCCTCGGGATTATCGAAGTGAAGTGGCCTCTGCTTCTGACTGGAGGGAAGTGAATGTAAGATCAAGTACAGAGGTTCTCTTTCAGCCTGAGAATTCTACCAAAGTGCGTAAATTTAAGCTATCTTCGATTCTCACTCTGTCTCTGAGTGCGTAG
- the LOC107414884 gene encoding cinnamoyl-CoA reductase-like SNL6 isoform X2, producing the protein MAPASLDQTCQTVCVMDASGRLGSTLVHRLLHRGYTVHAALQTHGEWENVQGMACKNKRLRVFHADPLDYHSIIDALKGCSGLFYCFEPPSDQPSYDEFMAEVEVRAAHNVLEACAQTDSIQKVVFTSSATAVLWRDEGANASSSSCCDVDERNWTDINFCKKFKLWHALSKTLAEKTAWAMAMDRGLNMVSINGGLLMGPELSITNPYLKGAAEMYENGVFVTVDLKFIVDAHICVFEDISSYGRYLSFNHVITCNKDALHLAHMLLPPSSQSSTTTPPHTHNNTQTQSLIIGLQCEFGGY; encoded by the exons ATGGCTCCTGCGTCTCTCGACCAAACTTGTCAGACTGTGTGCGTCATGGACGCCTCTGGACGCCTGGGCTCAACACTGGTGCACCGCCTCCTCCACAGAGGCTACACTGTTCATGCGGCGCTACAAACCCATG GTGAATGGGAAAATGTACAAGGGATGGCATGTAAGAACAAAAGATTGAGGGTGTTCCATGCAGACCCATTGGACTACCACAGCATAATTGATGCATTGAAGGGATGCAGTGGCTTGTTTTACTGCTTTGAGCCTCCATCAGACCAGCCTTCCTATGAT GAATTCATGGCAGAAGTAGAGGTGAGAGCAGCTCACAACGTGCTGGAAGCGTGTGCACAGACGGATTCCATTCAAAAAGTGGTGTTCACGTCCTCTGCAACTGCTGTTCTTTGGAGGGATGAAGGTGCCAATGCTTCATCCTCGTCTTGCTGCGATGTTGATGAAAGAAATTGGACTGATATTAACTTCTGTAAAAAGTTCAAG CTATGGCACGCTCTATCAAAGACTCTGGCTGAGAAGACAGCGTGGGCCATGGCAATGGATCGAGGATTGAACATGGTGTCCATCAATGGAGGTCTGTTGATGGGCCCAGAACTAAGCATCACCAACCCCTATCTCAAAGGAGCTGCTGAGATGTACGAGAATGGAGTATTTGTCACCGTCGATCTCAAATTCATCGTCGATGCACACATTTGTGTCTTCGAAGACATCTCATCCTACGGTCGATATCTGTCCTTCAACCACGTCATCACTTGCAACAAAGATGCTCTTCATCTTGCCCACATGCTGTTGCCTCCCTCCTCTCAATCCTCTACAACAACTCCTCCTCATACTCATAACAATACCCAAACCCAAag CTTGATAATTGGATTGCAGTGTGAGTTTGGAGGATACTAG
- the LOC107414882 gene encoding V-type proton ATPase subunit H isoform X2, which yields MDHAELTTEQVLKRDIPWETYMTTKLITGTCLQLLRRYDNRSESYRAQLLDDDGPAYVRVFVSILRDIFKEETIEYVLALIDEMLTGNPKRARLFHDKSLASEDTYEPFLRLLWKGNWFIQEKSCKILALIVSARPKPQDGIVANGEASNSKQKFTTINDVLKGLVEWLCAQLKKPSHPSRGVPTAINCLAALLKEPLVRSSFVQADGVKLLIPLISPASTQQSIQLLYETCLCVWLLSYYEPAIDYLATSRALARLIDVVKSSTKEKVVRVVVLTLRNLLSKGTFGAQMVDLGLLQIVQSLKAQAWSDEDLLEALNQLEEGLKDNIKKLSSFDKYKQEVLLGHLDWSPMHKDAIFWRENINNFEENDFQPCFFVMWVLSYGY from the exons ATGGACCATGCTGAGCTTACCACCGAACAG GTTCTGAAGAGGGACATTCCATGGGAGACGTACATGACTACAAAGTTGATTACTGGAACATGCCTTCAGCTGTTAAGGCGCTATGATAATAGATCAGAAAGTTACAGAGCACAGTTGCTGGATGAT GATGGTCCAGCTTATGTTCGGGTTTTTGTTAGCATTTTACGAGATATTTTTAAGGAGGAAACAATAGAATATGTACTGGCATTAATTGACGAAATGCTTACAG GTAACCCAAAAAGAGCTAGATTGTTCCATGATAAGTCACTAGCCAGTGAGGATACTTATGAGCCTTTCTTaag ATTGCTTTGGAAAGGTAATTGGTTCATACAAGAGAAGAGCTGTAAGATACTTGCTTTGATAGTAAG tGCCAGGCCAAAACCTCAAGATGGCATTGTAGCAAATGGGGAAGCCTCAAATTCAAAGCAAAAGTTCACCACTATCAATGATGTATTGAAAGGATTAGTAGAATGGCTTTGTGCACAG CTTAAGAAGCCTTCCCATCCCAGTCGCGGTGTCCCAACAGCCATCAATTGCCTTGCAGCATTACTGAAGGAACCTCTAGTTAGATCTTCCTTTGTTCAAGCAGATGGAGTTAAGTTGCTCATTCCCTTGATTTCTCCAGCATCCACCCAACAGTCTATtcag CTTCTTTATGAAACATGTCTATGTGTGTGGCTCTTATCCTACTACGAACCTGCAATTGATTACTTGGCTACATCTAGAGCCCTTGCACGACTCATAGATGTTGTCAAAAGCTCCACAAAGGAAAAG GTTGTCAGAGTTGTTGTCTTGACCCTTAGGAATTTGCTTTCCAAAGGGACGTTTGGTGCTCAAATGGTGGACCTTGGACTGCTACAAATTGTACAGAGTTTGAAAGCACAAGCGTGGAGTGATGAG GATCTTCTGGAAGCTCTGAATCAACTGGAAGAGGGGCTGAAGGATAACATCAAGAAATTAAGCTCTTTTGACAAGTATAAGCAAGAAGTCCTCCTTGGCCATCTTGATTGGTCTCCAATGCACAAAGATGCAATATTCTGGCGTGAAAATATTAACAATTTTGAAGAGAATGATTTCCAG CCCTGTTTCTTTGTAATGTGGGTGTTATCGTATGGTTACTAG
- the LOC107414882 gene encoding V-type proton ATPase subunit H isoform X1 — MDHAELTTEQVLKRDIPWETYMTTKLITGTCLQLLRRYDNRSESYRAQLLDDDGPAYVRVFVSILRDIFKEETIEYVLALIDEMLTGNPKRARLFHDKSLASEDTYEPFLRLLWKGNWFIQEKSCKILALIVSARPKPQDGIVANGEASNSKQKFTTINDVLKGLVEWLCAQLKKPSHPSRGVPTAINCLAALLKEPLVRSSFVQADGVKLLIPLISPASTQQSIQLLYETCLCVWLLSYYEPAIDYLATSRALARLIDVVKSSTKEKVVRVVVLTLRNLLSKGTFGAQMVDLGLLQIVQSLKAQAWSDEDLLEALNQLEEGLKDNIKKLSSFDKYKQEVLLGHLDWSPMHKDAIFWRENINNFEENDFQILRVLITILDTSSDPRALAVACFDLSQFIQHHPAGRIIVTDLKAKERVMKLMIHENAEVTKNALLCIQRLFLGAKYASFLQA; from the exons ATGGACCATGCTGAGCTTACCACCGAACAG GTTCTGAAGAGGGACATTCCATGGGAGACGTACATGACTACAAAGTTGATTACTGGAACATGCCTTCAGCTGTTAAGGCGCTATGATAATAGATCAGAAAGTTACAGAGCACAGTTGCTGGATGAT GATGGTCCAGCTTATGTTCGGGTTTTTGTTAGCATTTTACGAGATATTTTTAAGGAGGAAACAATAGAATATGTACTGGCATTAATTGACGAAATGCTTACAG GTAACCCAAAAAGAGCTAGATTGTTCCATGATAAGTCACTAGCCAGTGAGGATACTTATGAGCCTTTCTTaag ATTGCTTTGGAAAGGTAATTGGTTCATACAAGAGAAGAGCTGTAAGATACTTGCTTTGATAGTAAG tGCCAGGCCAAAACCTCAAGATGGCATTGTAGCAAATGGGGAAGCCTCAAATTCAAAGCAAAAGTTCACCACTATCAATGATGTATTGAAAGGATTAGTAGAATGGCTTTGTGCACAG CTTAAGAAGCCTTCCCATCCCAGTCGCGGTGTCCCAACAGCCATCAATTGCCTTGCAGCATTACTGAAGGAACCTCTAGTTAGATCTTCCTTTGTTCAAGCAGATGGAGTTAAGTTGCTCATTCCCTTGATTTCTCCAGCATCCACCCAACAGTCTATtcag CTTCTTTATGAAACATGTCTATGTGTGTGGCTCTTATCCTACTACGAACCTGCAATTGATTACTTGGCTACATCTAGAGCCCTTGCACGACTCATAGATGTTGTCAAAAGCTCCACAAAGGAAAAG GTTGTCAGAGTTGTTGTCTTGACCCTTAGGAATTTGCTTTCCAAAGGGACGTTTGGTGCTCAAATGGTGGACCTTGGACTGCTACAAATTGTACAGAGTTTGAAAGCACAAGCGTGGAGTGATGAG GATCTTCTGGAAGCTCTGAATCAACTGGAAGAGGGGCTGAAGGATAACATCAAGAAATTAAGCTCTTTTGACAAGTATAAGCAAGAAGTCCTCCTTGGCCATCTTGATTGGTCTCCAATGCACAAAGATGCAATATTCTGGCGTGAAAATATTAACAATTTTGAAGAGAATGATTTCCAG ATTCTGAGGGTTCTAATTACAATCTTGGATACATCCAGTGATCCAAGGGCTTTGGCAGTTGCTTGCTTTGATCTTTCGCAGTTCATCCAGCACCATCCAGCTGGGCGAATCATAGTGACAGACCTCAAGGCCAAGGAGCGGGTGATGAAACTGATGATTCATGAGAATGCTGAAGTGACCAAAAATGCACTATTATGTATTCAGAGGCTTTTCTTAGGTGCAAAGTATGCAAGCTTTTTGCAGGCCTAG
- the LOC107414887 gene encoding uncharacterized protein LOC107414887 isoform X2 — translation MTFWTSTTTISMPSSLSPIDLKRSMVERRMWGFGFRMLTLVRDRISIWFWSPKVVISVKNLSGFLSITANGTWVWEGTHKTERHPDPVAEAKKQASILESYLEQRGVALPEGFLSCKVVLPNPKCCSIHTSNVPPEVITYDQWSQLKPEPKSMFSGWFKGAFRGGKKETEESIQQKLNFILSTAPMWDRLEVKGNKYILGEFLEFKGKQEDIQALRNVKRSKVSRLVIQKTSMFGLAPSRLQVFYTPRDYRSEVASASDWREVNVRSSTEVLFQPENSTKVRKFKLSSILTLSLSA, via the exons ATGACCTTTTGGACCTCGACGACTACCATTTCAATGCCCTCTTCTCTGTCGCCGATAG acTTGAAAAGGTCTATGGTGGAAAGGCGTATGTGGGGCTTCGGATTCCGGATGCTGACGCTGGTACGCGACAGAATATCGATATGGTTCTGGTCACCAAAGG TGGTGATATCAGTCAAGAACCTCTCTGGATTTTTATCAATCACTGCAAATGGAACCTGGGTTTGGGAGGGCACTCATAAAACAGAACGTCATCCTGATCCA GTGGCAGAAGCCAAAAAACAAGCTTCCATTCTTGAATCATATCTCGAACAAAGGGGGGTTGCTTTGCCTGAAGGATTTTTGTCCTGCAAAGTTGTACTTCCCAATCCAAAATGTTG TTCCATTCATACAAGCAATGTTCCACCAGAAGTCATTACCTATGACCAGTGGTCACAACTGAAACCAGAACCAAAAAGTATGTTTTCTGGTTGGTTTAAGGGTGCCTTCCGTGGTGGAAAGAAAGAGACAGAAGAATCTATACAGCAGAAACTCAATTTCATTCTTAGCACGGCACCAATGTGGGATAG GTTGGAGGTTAaaggtaataaatatattcttgGGGAATTTCTGGAATTCAAAGGAAAGCAGGAAGATATTCAGGCTTTGAGAAATGTCAAAAGATCGAAAGTTAGTCGTTTAGTGATCCAAAAGACAAGTATGTTCGGGTTAG CCCCTTCAAGACTACAAGTTTTCTACACTCCTCGGGATTATCGAAGTGAAGTGGCCTCTGCTTCTGACTGGAGGGAAGTGAATGTAAGATCAAGTACAGAGGTTCTCTTTCAGCCTGAGAATTCTACCAAAGTGCGTAAATTTAAGCTATCTTCGATTCTCACTCTGTCTCTGAGTGCGTAG
- the LOC107414883 gene encoding uncharacterized protein LOC107414883, whose protein sequence is MEKKNEIEIERLNKNDEKKVCKRCKQIYTPSSNTSSSCRFHPSFFVCRRHDDQKRYYELGPDDPPYAAKFYDCCGAEDPEASGCTTSFHASYDDD, encoded by the exons atggagAAGAAGAATGAGATTGAGATCGAGCGGTTgaataaaaatgatgaaaaaaaagtttgcaaaaGGTGTAAACAAATCTACACTCCTTCCTCAAACACCTCTTCGTCGTGTCGCTTCcacccttctttttttgtttgtcgCCGTCACGACGATCAGAAGAG GTACTATGAATTGGGCCCAGATGATCCGCCATATGCTGCCAAGTTCTATGATTGTTGTGGGGCTGAAGATCCTGAAGCATCTGGCTGCACCACCAGTTTCCATGCTTCTTACGATGATGATTGA
- the LOC107414891 gene encoding uncharacterized protein LOC107414891: MRLSLLTPISSPSHISILPFKPLSYPTFPLYHSSFLLYSSPHGVITTTTTTTTTTTAAATSFTSSSAFSLCRAPKRPTSASMKRGPSYRFLKVSSCSSFSDDSVSDFQTASDGDGEDDGADDEEEVVVVVHGVEDDEDPEGALGPSVSPDRWDVLGLGQAMVDFSGMVDDEFLEKLELEKGTRKVVNHEERGRVLRAMDGCSYKAAAGGSLSNSLVALARLGGTPIGGPLLNVAMAGSVGSDPLGGFYRAKLRRANVHFLSAPIKDGTTGTVIVLTTPDAQRTMLAYQGTSSTVDYDPSLASIVSSTNILVVEGYLFELPNTIRTITKACEEARQSGTLVAITASDVSCVEKHYDDFWEIVGNYADIVFANSDEARALCHFALKESPMSVTRYLSHFVPLVSVTDGSRGSYIGVKGEALYIPPSPCVPVDTSGAGDAYASGILYGILQGVSDLKGMGTLAARVAATVVGQQGTRLRVQDAVELAQCFAAHLDSSSIQSNVGSDHISSF; the protein is encoded by the exons ATGCGTCTCTCTCTTCTTACACCTATTTCTTCTCCTTCTCACATATCCATCCTGCCCTTTAAACCACTATCTTATCCTACTTTCCCTCTCTACCATTCTTCCTTCTTATTATATTCATCCCCACATGGAGTTATTACcacaaccaccaccaccaccaccaccaccaccgccgcCGCCACCTCATTCACCTCTTCCTCTGCTTTTTCTCTTTGCAGAGCCCCAAAGAGGCCTACGTCTGCTTCCATGAAGAGAGGCCCTTCTTATAGATTCCTTAAGGTTTCCTCTTGTTCTTCCTTCTCTGATGATTCAGTTTCTGACTTTCAGACTGCCAGTGACGGTGACGGAGAGGATGACGGCgctgatgatgaagaagaagtagTCGTTGTAGTTCATGGGGTAGAGGATGATGAAGATCCAGAGGGGGCACTTGGCCCTTCTGTCTCGCCTGACAGATGGGATGTCTTGGGTCTTGGACAAGCCATG GTGGACTTTTCTGGCATGGTTGATGATGAATTTTTGGAGAAATTGGAATTGGAGAAGGGAACGAGGAAGGTTGTGAATCATGAAGAAAGAGGTAGAGTTTTGCGGGCTATGGATGGTTGCAGCTACAAGGCCGCAGCTGGTGGGTCTCTTTCTAATAGCCTGGTGGCCTTAGCGAGGCTCGGTGGCACACCCATTGGAGGCCCTCTCTTGAATGTAGCCATGGCCGGCAGTGTAGGGAGTGATCCATTGGGTGGTTTCTACAG GGCAAAATTGCGTCGGGCAAATGTCCATTTTCTTTCTGCACCTATCAAGGATGGGACAACGGGGACAGTAATAGTTCTCACAACTCCAGATGCCCAGAGAACAATGTTAGCATATCAG GGCACATCCTCAACAGTTGATTATGATCCATCCCTAGCTAGCATAGTTTCCAGCACAAATATACTTGTTGTTGAAGGGTATTTATTCGAACTCCCAAATACAATTAGAACAATAACAAAAGCATGTGAGGAAGCCCGCCAAAGCGGTACCCTGGTTGCCATCACAGCATCAGATGTGTCCTGCGTTGAGAAACACTATGATGATTTCTG GGAAATTGTTGGGAACTATGCAGACATTGTTTTTGCAAACAGTGATGAAGCTAGAGCTCTATGTCATTTTGCCTTGAAGGAGAGTCCTATGTCAGTTACAAGGTATCTTAGCCATTTTGTTCCTCTCGTCTCGGTTACAGATGGGTCAAGAGGATCTTATATTGGTGTAAAAGGAGAAGCCTTATATATCCCCCCTTCTCCATGTGTACCAGTGGACACTTCTGGTGCTGGCGATGCATATGCATCTGGTATTCTGTATGGTATACTGCAGGGCGTTTCGGATTTGAAAGGAATGGGTACACTAGCTGCTAGGGTAGCAGCCACGGTTGTTGGGCAACAGGGGACTCGTCTTAGGGTTCAAGATGCAGTAGAATTGGCACAGTGTTTTGCAGCCCATCTTGATAGTTCCAGCATTCAGTCAAATGTAGGTTCAGATCATATATCCAGCTTTTAG
- the LOC107414889 gene encoding WEB family protein At3g02930, chloroplastic has product MASKSKSSLSETPSKASPATPNKASPATPRVSKLSRGVGAAKSESDSPSPLQSSRLSIDRSPRSVAAKPSIERRSPKLTTPPEKQPTRIAKGSELQSQLTLVQEDLKKAKEQIVLVEKEKEKAIDELKEAQRIAEEAHEKLREALVAQKRAEDNSEIEKFRAVELEQAGIEAAQEKEDEWQRELEAVRNQHALDVAALLSTTQDLQRVKQELAMTCDAKNQALSHADDATKIAEIHAEKAEILSAELTRLKALLDTKLETEANENNKVVLKLNAEIESLRQELEKAKTYEEKVIEKEVSIEQLNVELEAAKMAESYAHSLVEEWKHKVEELEMRVEEANKLEISASESLDSVMKQLEGNNDLLHDAESEIATLKEKVGLLEITIGHQKADIEELEHHLDIANKGNSEREKTVESLKSELETVKDEKTQALNNEKLAASSVQTLLEEKNKLINELENSRDEEEKSKKAMESLASALHEVSAEAREAKEKLLSVQAEHDSYESQIEDLKLVVKATNEKYESMLDDAKYEIDHLTKTIEQSKTEFQSSKAEWEEKELHLMHCVNQSEEESSSMGKEINRLANLLKQSEEEACTMKEEEAQLKDSLKEVESEVIYLQEALAEAKTENMKLKDSLLDKENELQNIMQENEELRTKEATSLKKIEELSKLLEEATTKKKETEENGELTDSEKEYDLLPKVVEFSEENGHGKDEKPRMELPPHQDGEPRIDALQQESTVLNDDVGHLGSAKSEVLNGKTKEDENKVKEDDTVEVEYKMWESCKIEKKEFSPEREPEQESFEEEVDSKVEGGEGFDQLNGVSLTENNDDGGSSPTKQLQQKKKKPLLRKFGNLLKKKGANNQK; this is encoded by the exons ATGGCTTCCAAGTCTAA ATCTTCTTTATCCGAAACTCCCAGCAAAGCATCGCCGGCGACTCCTAATAAAGCATCGCCAGCAACCCCTAGAGTTAGTAAACTAAGCAGGGGAGTTGGAGCTGCTAAATCAGAATCTGATTCACCGTCTCCTTTGCAAAGTTCTCGGCTTTCCATCGATCGGTCGCCGCGTTCTGTTGCCGCCAAACCAAGCATCGAGCGTCGATCACCAAAACTCACCACCCCACCTGAA AAACAACCGACACGGATTGCAAAGGGATCAGAATTGCAGTCTCAATTGACTCTTGTTCAGGAAGATCTAAAGAAAGCCAAGGAACAGATAGTTTTGGTTgagaaggagaaggaaaaaGCAATTGATGAATTGAAAGAAGCGCAAAGAATAGCTGAGGAGGCACATGAGAAGCTCAGAGAGGCTTTGGTCGCTCAAAAACGAGCTGAAGACAATTCTGAGATTGAGAAGTTCCGGGCTGTCGAATTGGAGCAGGCGGGAATTGAGGCAGCCCAAGAGAAGGAAGATGAATGGCAAAGAGAGCTAGAAGCTGTGAGGAACCAGCATGCACTTGATGTGGCTGCTCTTCTCTCTACCACTCAGGATCTTCAAAGGGTGAAGCAAGAATTGGCCATGACATGTGATGCAAAAAACCAGGCACTTAGCCATGCTGATGATGCAACTAAGATTGCGGAGATTCATGCTGAAAAGGCAGAGATTTTATCAGCTGAATTGACCCGGTTGAAGGCCTTGCTTGATACAAAGCTTGAGACAGAGGCTAATGAAAACAATAAGGTAGTGTTGAAGCTGAATGCAGAGATAGAATCTCTAAGACAAGAACTCGAAAAAGCAAAAACTTATGAGGAGAAAGTGATAGAGAAAGAGGTTTCCATTGAACAGCTGAATGTGGAGCTAGAAGCTGCAAAAATGGCTGAATCCTATGCACATAGTTTGGTAGAAGAGTGGAAACACAAGGTTGAGGAATTAGAGATGCGGGTTGAGGAAGCAAATAAATTGGAGATATCTGCATCAGAATCATTGGATTCAGTTATGAAACAACTTGAGGGAAACAATGATTTGTTGCATGATGCAGAATCTGAAATTGCCACTCTTAAAGAAAAGGTAGGTTTGTTGGAAATTACAATTGGGCATCAGAAAGCGGATATTGAAGAATTAGAACAtcatcttgatattgctaataAAGGAAATTCTGAAAGGGAAAAAACGGTTGAGTCACTCAAGTCTGAATTGGAAACTGTCAAAGATGAGAAAACCCAGGCTTTAAATAATGAGAAACTTGCAGCTTCTAGTGTTCAAACCCTATTAGAAGAGAAAAACAAACTTATTAATGAGTTGGAAAATTCCAGGGATGAAGAAGAGAAAAGCAAAAAGGCAATGGAAAGCTTAGCTTCAGCTTTACATGAAGTCTCTGCAGAAGCGCGGGAAGCCAAAGAGAAGCTTTTATCAGTTCAAGCTGAACATGATAGTTACGAGTCCCAGATAGAAGATCTGAAATTGGTTGTGAAAGCAACAAATGAGAAGTATGAAAGCATGCTTGATGATGCAAAATATGAGATAGATCATCTTACAAAAACTATTGAACAATCCAAGACTGAATTCCAAAGTTCCAAGGCTGAGTGGGAGGAAAAAGAACTGCATCTGATGCATTGTGTAAATCAATCAGAAGAAGAGAGCTCTTCTATGGGAAAGGAAATAAATCGGCTGGCGAATTTGCTCAAACAAAGTGAGGAAGAAGCTTGTACTATGAAGGAGGAAGAAGCCCAGTTGAAGGATAGCCTTAAGGAAGTTGAATCCGAAGTGATCTACTTGCAGGAAGCTCTTGCGGAAGCAAAGACTGAGAACATGAAATTGAAGGACAGTTTACTGGACAAAGAAAATGAGTTGCAGAATATTATGCAAGAAAATGAGGAGCTCCGAACAAAAGAAGCTACCTCGCTGAAGAAGATTGAAGAATTGTCCAAGTTGCTTGAAGAAGCTACGACCAAGAAGAAGGAAACTGAGGAAAATGGTGAGCTGACAGACAGTGAAAAGGAGTATGATTTGCTTCCTAAGGTAGTTGAGTTCTCTGAAGAGAATGGACACGGAAAAGATGAGAAACCTAGGATGGAGCTTCCACCACATCAAGATGGGGAACCCAGAATAGATGCTTTGCAGCAAGAGAGTACCGTCTTGAATGATGATGTTGGCCATTTGGGTTCTGCCAAATCTGAGGTTCTCAACGGGAAAACAAAAGAGGATGAGAACAAAGTGAAAGAAGATGATACAGTAGAAGTAGAATATAAAATGTGGGAGAGCTGCAAGATTGAAAAGAAAGAGTTCTCACCAGAGAGAGAACCAGAGCAGGAGTCCTTTGAAGAGGAAGTGGATTCGAAAGTGGAGGGTGGTGAGGGGTTTGATCAGTTAAATGGAGTATCTTTAACAGAGAACAATGATGATGGTGGAAGCTCACCTACAAAGCAGCTgcagcaaaagaagaagaagccttTACTCCGCAAGTTTGGAAATCTACTTAAGAAGAAGGGTGCCAACAATCAGAAATAG
- the LOC107414884 gene encoding cinnamoyl-CoA reductase-like SNL6 isoform X1 yields MAPASLDQTCQTVCVMDASGRLGSTLVHRLLHRGYTVHAALQTHGEWENVQGMACKNKRLRVFHADPLDYHSIIDALKGCSGLFYCFEPPSDQPSYDEFMAEVEVRAAHNVLEACAQTDSIQKVVFTSSATAVLWRDEGANASSSSCCDVDERNWTDINFCKKFKLWHALSKTLAEKTAWAMAMDRGLNMVSINGGLLMGPELSITNPYLKGAAEMYENGVFVTVDLKFIVDAHICVFEDISSYGRYLSFNHVITCNKDALHLAHMLLPPSSQSSTTTPPHTHNNTQTQSVSLEDTRVYPQRISNKKLNKLMVDFDTSLQLQVN; encoded by the exons ATGGCTCCTGCGTCTCTCGACCAAACTTGTCAGACTGTGTGCGTCATGGACGCCTCTGGACGCCTGGGCTCAACACTGGTGCACCGCCTCCTCCACAGAGGCTACACTGTTCATGCGGCGCTACAAACCCATG GTGAATGGGAAAATGTACAAGGGATGGCATGTAAGAACAAAAGATTGAGGGTGTTCCATGCAGACCCATTGGACTACCACAGCATAATTGATGCATTGAAGGGATGCAGTGGCTTGTTTTACTGCTTTGAGCCTCCATCAGACCAGCCTTCCTATGAT GAATTCATGGCAGAAGTAGAGGTGAGAGCAGCTCACAACGTGCTGGAAGCGTGTGCACAGACGGATTCCATTCAAAAAGTGGTGTTCACGTCCTCTGCAACTGCTGTTCTTTGGAGGGATGAAGGTGCCAATGCTTCATCCTCGTCTTGCTGCGATGTTGATGAAAGAAATTGGACTGATATTAACTTCTGTAAAAAGTTCAAG CTATGGCACGCTCTATCAAAGACTCTGGCTGAGAAGACAGCGTGGGCCATGGCAATGGATCGAGGATTGAACATGGTGTCCATCAATGGAGGTCTGTTGATGGGCCCAGAACTAAGCATCACCAACCCCTATCTCAAAGGAGCTGCTGAGATGTACGAGAATGGAGTATTTGTCACCGTCGATCTCAAATTCATCGTCGATGCACACATTTGTGTCTTCGAAGACATCTCATCCTACGGTCGATATCTGTCCTTCAACCACGTCATCACTTGCAACAAAGATGCTCTTCATCTTGCCCACATGCTGTTGCCTCCCTCCTCTCAATCCTCTACAACAACTCCTCCTCATACTCATAACAATACCCAAACCCAAag TGTGAGTTTGGAGGATACTAGAGTCTACCCGCAGAGAATAAGCAACAAGAAACTAAACAAACTCATGGTAGACTTCGACACCAGTCTTCAgcttcaagttaattaa